The following coding sequences lie in one Arachis ipaensis cultivar K30076 chromosome B05, Araip1.1, whole genome shotgun sequence genomic window:
- the LOC107644443 gene encoding probable pectinesterase 53 produces the protein MAISNSHYILCVTIAILVMVVQNSRSTYCRHHDDGTRKGIRLRNGLLSNMSRIEFSEEQFMKWVNFVGNLNHSMFKAAKNKLFASYTLHVDNNPALGDFTSIQDAIDSLPSINLVRVLIKVHAGLYTEKVSIPQLKWFVTIEGAGADKTIVQYGDTAQTLGPNGRPLGTYGSATFAVNSPYFIAKNITFKNTTPVPAPGAIGKQAVAFRISADTAAFYGCSFLGAQDTLYDHMGRHYYKDCYIEGSVDFIFGNALSLFEGCHVHAIAQNMGAVTAQGRSSMLEDTGFSFVNCKVTGSGALYLGRAWGPFSRVVFAYTYMDNIIIPKGWYNWGDPNRELTVFYGQYKCTGAGASFAGRVSWSRELTDDEAKPFLSLSFVDGTEWINL, from the exons atggCGATTTCAAATTCGCATTACATTTTGTGTGTTACAATAGCAATCCTTGTGATGGTTGTTCAAAATTCAAGAAGTACATATTGCCGGCACCATGATGATGGCACTAGAAAGGGAATTCGATTGAGGAACGGATTATTGTCCAACATGAGTAGGATAGAGTTCTCGGAAGAACAGTTCATGAAATGGGTCAACTTTGTTGGTAACCTCAATCATTCAATGTTCAAGGCTGCAAAGAACAAGCTCTTTGCTTCCTACACTTTGCATGTTGATAACAACCCTGCACTTGGTGACTTCACTTCCATTCAAGACGCCATTGATTCTCTTCCTTCCATTAATCTTGTTAGAGTCCTCATCAAGGTTCATGCAGGTCTTTACAC GGAGAAAGTGAGCATTCCTCAATTGAAATGGTTCGTAACAATAGAAGGAGCAGGTGCAGATAAAACAATAGTTCAATATGGTGACACAGCACAAACACTTGGCCCAAATGGGAGGCCATTGGGAACCTACGGTTCTGCTACTTTTGCTGTTAATTCACCTTATTTTATTGCAAAGAACATCACATTCAag AACACTACTCCAGTCCCTGCACCAGGAGCAATTGGGAAACAGGCAGTGGCATTCAGGATTTCAGCGGACACAGCAGCATTCTATGGATGCAGTTTCTTGGGTGCACAGGACACACTCTATGATCATATGGGAAGACATTATTATAAGGATTGTTACATTGAAGGCTCTGTTGATTTCATATTCGGAAACGCTCTCTCTCTATTTGAG GGGTGTCACGTGCATGCAATAGCACAGAATATGGGAGCAGTAACGGCGCAGGGGAGGAGTAGCATGTTGGAGGACACGGGGTTCTCATTCGTGAACTGTAAGGTCACGGGGTCAGGGGCACTATACCTGGGAAGGGCATGGGGTCCCTTTTCTCGCGTGGTATTCGCCTATACATATATGGACAACATCATCATTCCCAAAGGCTGGTATAACTGGGGTGACCCTAATCGTGAATT GACTGTATTCTATGGACAATACAAATGCACAGGAGCAGGAGCAAGCTTTGCTGGGAGGGTATCATGGTCAAGGGAACTCACTGACGATGAAGCCAagccttttctttctctttcctttgttGATGGCACAGAATGGATCAATCTTTGA